GAGCATCGCATCGATGTAAAACAATTGCGTATATACCGGCAACGAAACGACCAAAGAAAACTGCCGCCCGATCTGCTCCAATGGCCGCGCCTGTTTCACGTGCTCGCCCGTCTCGCCGAGAAATGCGATCAATTGCCCGGGCTCCGCCCCGCTCTCCAGCAGGCTCTGAAACCGCTCCTGGAATCGGACTTGCTCCAGACCGATCAAATCGGCGTTCGTATGAACGGTTACTTTACGCGAGAGCGGTCCCGTAAGCCCTTGCACAGCCGACTGCCCTCCTGATCTCCCGAGATCGAAGACCGTAATATTGGATACGCGTGCGGTTATTTCGGTCCAATCCACGTCGTCCCAACATCCCGTTCCGACTACCGCCGCTTCGACCGGCTCAGGAGATTTGTTCAGGGCGTGGATAATAAGCTGCATCGCTTCCCAGCGGTGCAGCTCCGCCTCTTCCTGCCAGCTTTCCACAATATCCCGTTTTTCGTCCATCTTCTTAATCATCATCGATCCCTCGCTCGCTTGGCTTGTGTCGTTTCTGAACAAGATTATAGCACAAAGCGTGCGCCCTCTAAATCCCCCGCATAGATTTCTCAACACAACAAATAAACCTTGATTTCTCAAGGTTAAAGCAGGATCGGTTGAATCGAAAAACTTGATACATTAGGTATTGAATAAGGACTATTTACGGATTTTTTCGATACTTTTTTGTATCGTAAGTTATTTCATTTTATAATAATCCATAGGTGTACGCTTTGGGAAAAAAATAGCCAATCTTGTTGTCGGCTTAAAAACAACCACCGCTAAAACAACCCCTATAAACTAATTAGGGGTTGTTTCTCCTAGTACGCCACCGCTCCTGATTCCGTATAAAATAAATAAAGCCCTTGATAATCAAGGACTCTTGGGTATGACCTGTAGTGGGCTCGAACCACTGACCCCCACCCTGTCAAGATGGTGCTCTCCCAGCTGAGCTAACAAGTCGTATTAGCAACACATAATTTTCGACGCGTTTACTATTATAAAATAAATAATTCCAGTTGTAAAGACTTCTTTTAAAAATTTATGAAGTCGATTACGCGCAATGTACGAGTAGATAACAGCTCCTTAAAAGGATCAAGGAGCTGTTGTCATATGACCTGTGCAGGGCTCGAACCTGCGACCCCCACCCTGTCAAGATGGTGCTCTCCCAGCTGAGCTAACAAGTCAAGTTCCAAACCGACCGCCGTTTGCGTCGGTTTTTATATAATAGCAGGGCTCGCGGGAGAAGTCAAGACTTGCCACGTAAAATATCCACTCTATGTTTTATCCTTTTTTTGTATATTCCATACAGGGCTGCCCGGAAGATTTCAACACCAGTGCGGAAGGCATCTCGCTTGTTTTAAACCCGAAAGCCCGGCAGCCGCGCGGGAAAGACGGATCCCACGTCACGTAAAAATGCTTGCAGCCGAAGCAATTAATTTTACCCTGCACAGCGGACGGTTCGTTTTTCATCGCGCCCTACCTGGTCGTTTGAAAAAATTCGATCCACTCGCCGTCCGGTCCGTAAAAGAAAAAGTACCTGGAGCCGTTCGGCAGCGTCGTAATTTCCTGGTCGATGAGCTGTACCGGAAGCGTCTTGATCCGGACAAACTCGACTTCGACATCATCTACCGTAAAAGCGATATGATGGACCTTGCCCTCTTGCGGCAGCTTGTCGTTGTACCCCTGAACCAGCTCCAGTTCCGTCTCCTCCGCATTGGCAAATCCGAGAAAAGCGAGCTCAATGACCCCATTCGTATGCCGCATCCGATATTTGAGCTCGAGACCGACAATATCGCGGTAAAATGCGATAGACGCTTCGATATCCTTAACCATGATACCGACGTGTTCAATTTTCTTTCCAGCCATCTGATGTACCTGCCTTTCCGCAGCGATTTCTCACGATTCGGAAATAGTGTACCATAAAATGGCGCACCTGTCCTCTGCAGACAGGCAAATGGGAACAAACAAATACCCGATCCGTCCTTAGGGAGAACGGGTCCGGGCGAATTTTCCCTTATCGGGGGTATTTCCGCTGAAACTTACGCTTGTTATACGGTTAAAATGCGCTTGCGCACCTGCACGTTGCTGCCGTATTTCGCTTTAACTTCCTTCAGTTTTCCCTGCGTCAGCAAGTAAATATCTTTCATCCGCTGACTCATCGGCTTGACCGTTTCCTTCACTTCTCCGTTGACGACAATATCGAAAACTAACACGTTTCACAGCTCCATTTCGTTTGTTTCATTAATCCTAGTGTAGTTTATATTTATTAAGCGAGCATTAAATGCAGATGCCGAATTTGTGAACTTTCAAAGGCATTGTGAAAAGAAAAAATGAAGGCTGATTTATTCGTCCGCCTAAGCTTTTACAAACGTCACGCCCGTCCTCTGGTCAGAATACATGGGACCCCTTTGCCTATTGCCCCAGGCAGAGACATTTTATCCAAATAAGCGATGCCGCGCGCACATTTGCGGCATGAACTGCACACGTCCGAAGTGACCACCTTCATGTTGAACTGCGATTTGTCTATGCTGCTGGGA
The window above is part of the Paenibacillus hamazuiensis genome. Proteins encoded here:
- a CDS encoding VOC family protein, with protein sequence MAGKKIEHVGIMVKDIEASIAFYRDIVGLELKYRMRHTNGVIELAFLGFANAEETELELVQGYNDKLPQEGKVHHIAFTVDDVEVEFVRIKTLPVQLIDQEITTLPNGSRYFFFYGPDGEWIEFFQTTR
- a CDS encoding mechanosensitive ion channel protein MscL — its product is MLVFDIVVNGEVKETVKPMSQRMKDIYLLTQGKLKEVKAKYGSNVQVRKRILTV